One Halalkalicoccus tibetensis genomic region harbors:
- the argC gene encoding N-acetyl-gamma-glutamyl-phosphate reductase, whose amino-acid sequence MAVGEAEADDGSAETLTASVVGGSGFTGGELLRLLDGHPDFEIAQATSRSSENKTVGSVHPNLRGRTLRFSDPADLESVDVLFAATPHGVSMERIDAFEDAADTVVDLSADFRLNSEEQYEEWYDGHSSPEYLEKSVYALPERNREELPGAELIASGGCNATATMLGLGPLFDSELFSGDEQVVVDVKVGSSEGGAGGGAASSHPERSGIVRPYAPTSHRHEAEIEQEFGISVSFTVHAVDMIRGASATCHVFPNGPVSKKDLWGAYRDSYAEEPFMRIASGGGGVYRYPEPKAVAGTNYGDVGFELDPANKRIVVFSAIDNMMKGSAGQAVHAANVALGLEETAGLEFQGLHPVGAP is encoded by the coding sequence ATGGCGGTCGGGGAGGCGGAAGCGGACGACGGCTCGGCGGAGACGCTCACCGCGAGCGTCGTCGGGGGAAGCGGCTTCACGGGCGGCGAGCTGCTCAGGCTGCTCGACGGCCACCCGGACTTCGAGATCGCCCAGGCGACGAGCCGCTCCTCCGAGAACAAGACCGTGGGATCGGTCCACCCGAACCTGCGGGGTCGCACGCTTCGGTTCTCGGATCCCGCGGATCTCGAGTCGGTGGACGTGCTGTTCGCGGCGACGCCGCACGGGGTGTCGATGGAACGCATCGACGCCTTCGAGGACGCGGCGGACACCGTCGTCGACCTCTCGGCGGACTTCCGGCTGAACAGTGAGGAACAGTACGAGGAGTGGTACGACGGGCATAGTTCCCCTGAATACCTCGAAAAGAGCGTCTACGCGCTGCCCGAGCGGAACCGCGAGGAGCTCCCGGGTGCGGAGCTGATCGCGTCGGGCGGCTGTAACGCCACCGCGACGATGCTCGGGCTCGGGCCGCTGTTCGATTCGGAGCTGTTCTCGGGCGATGAGCAGGTCGTCGTCGACGTGAAGGTCGGCTCCTCCGAAGGGGGAGCGGGCGGCGGCGCGGCCTCCTCGCACCCCGAGCGCTCGGGGATCGTCCGACCCTACGCGCCGACGAGCCACCGCCACGAGGCCGAGATCGAGCAGGAGTTCGGGATCTCCGTGTCGTTCACCGTCCACGCGGTCGACATGATCCGCGGGGCGAGCGCGACCTGCCACGTCTTCCCGAACGGGCCGGTCTCGAAGAAGGATCTCTGGGGGGCGTATCGCGACAGCTACGCCGAGGAGCCGTTCATGCGGATCGCTTCCGGTGGTGGCGGCGTCTATCGCTACCCCGAGCCTAAGGCCGTCGCCGGGACGAACTACGGCGACGTGGGCTTCGAGCTCGATCCAGCCAACAAGCGGATCGTCGTCTTCTCGGCGATCGACAACATGATGAAGGGATCGGCGGGTCAGGCGGTCCACGCCGCGAACGTCGCGCTCGGGCTGGAGGAGACGGCCGGGCTCGAGTTCCAGGGTCTGCATCCCGTGGGGGCTCCGTAG
- the lysW gene encoding lysine biosynthesis protein LysW, which produces MANDSTITAEDPLTGDEIEVPADVEVGEIIDSPVSGAELEVVSTDPVELEEAPELEEDWGE; this is translated from the coding sequence ATGGCGAACGACAGCACCATCACGGCGGAGGACCCCCTGACCGGCGACGAGATCGAGGTACCGGCCGACGTCGAGGTCGGCGAGATCATCGACAGCCCCGTGAGCGGCGCGGAGCTCGAGGTCGTCTCGACGGACCCCGTCGAGCTCGAGGAGGCGCCCGAGCTCGAGGAGGACTGGGGCGAGTGA
- a CDS encoding aspartate aminotransferase family protein: MSGFVFSEKPIRIERGEGPYLYDDSGTEYLDFGASYAVTPVGHCHPDVVSAAKDQLEELMFVQASYPNDARDACYSKLASVAPGDIGNVWLCNSGTEANEAALKFARSATGRQKIVATQRAFHGRTMGSLAATWKDKYKKPFEPLAGAFETVPYGDGEALAEAVDEETAAVILEPIQGEGGINPAPAGYLEAAREACDETGAALVFDEIQTGLGRTGEFWACEHEGVTPDILTSAKGLASGLPLGATLCRDWIAEDAGPHGSTFSGNPVVCAAASATLDVLVEDDLPAHAAETGEYLHEELEAAELPIRDVRGWGLMTGIEVKRGSNRLLKELALNHRLLALPAGRSVLRLLPPLVIDEEHVDRVVGALSETMGATTES, encoded by the coding sequence GTGAGTGGATTCGTCTTCTCGGAGAAGCCCATCAGGATCGAGCGCGGCGAGGGACCGTATCTGTACGACGACTCCGGCACCGAGTACCTCGACTTCGGCGCGAGCTACGCGGTCACGCCGGTCGGCCACTGCCATCCCGACGTGGTCTCCGCGGCGAAGGACCAGCTCGAGGAGCTGATGTTCGTTCAGGCCTCGTATCCCAATGACGCGCGGGACGCCTGCTACTCGAAGCTGGCGAGCGTGGCGCCCGGCGACATCGGGAACGTCTGGCTCTGTAACTCGGGCACCGAGGCCAACGAGGCGGCGCTGAAGTTCGCGCGGTCGGCGACCGGGCGCCAGAAGATCGTCGCCACCCAGCGCGCGTTTCACGGCCGGACGATGGGCTCGCTCGCCGCCACCTGGAAGGACAAGTACAAGAAGCCGTTCGAACCCCTCGCAGGGGCCTTCGAGACGGTTCCCTACGGCGACGGCGAGGCGCTCGCGGAGGCCGTCGACGAGGAGACCGCCGCGGTGATCCTCGAACCCATCCAGGGCGAGGGCGGGATCAATCCCGCGCCCGCGGGCTATCTCGAAGCCGCCCGCGAGGCCTGCGACGAAACCGGTGCGGCGCTGGTCTTCGACGAGATCCAAACCGGCTTGGGCCGCACGGGCGAGTTCTGGGCCTGCGAGCACGAGGGCGTGACCCCGGATATCCTGACCAGCGCGAAGGGACTCGCGAGCGGCCTGCCGCTCGGGGCGACCCTCTGTCGGGACTGGATCGCCGAGGACGCCGGCCCGCACGGCTCGACGTTCAGCGGCAACCCGGTGGTCTGTGCGGCCGCCTCGGCGACCCTCGACGTCCTCGTCGAGGACGACCTACCCGCCCACGCCGCCGAGACGGGCGAGTACCTCCACGAGGAGCTCGAGGCGGCGGAGCTGCCGATCCGCGACGTCCGAGGATGGGGGCTGATGACCGGCATCGAGGTCAAGCGCGGATCCAACCGGCTGCTGAAGGAGCTCGCGCTGAACCACCGGCTGCTCGCGCTGCCCGCCGGTCGGTCCGTCCTCAGGCTGCTGCCGCCGCTGGTGATCGATGAGGAGCACGTCGACCGCGTCGTCGGGGCGCTCTCGGAGACGATGGGGGCGACCACGGAGTCATGA
- a CDS encoding [LysW]-lysine hydrolase, which yields MSIHRQTGRELLIDLVSLSSPSGEEREAAELLVEFFESHDREVRIDEVGNVRAPADDRVLLTSHIDTVPGDIPVRTEDGTLWGRGSVDATGPLCAMAVAAVETGTSFVGVVGEETDSRGAWHLIEDRESPDALINGEPSGWDGVTLGYRGMLAGTYVATSESGHTSRPGPNAIQHAIGWWSSVEERFSPNEDEEWEPVFERVTTKPVEIEGGTDPDGLSVSATLDGQFRVPPSMTTEEVREIAEGQLRTDTDAAGSVNWGKPIPPVMESPRTELARAFRVAIRGEGGDPRLLRKTGTSDMNIYASAWDCPMVTYGPGDSDLDHAPDERLDLDEYDRSITVLEEVANRL from the coding sequence ATGAGCATCCACCGCCAGACCGGCCGGGAGCTGTTGATCGATCTGGTTTCGCTCTCCTCCCCGTCGGGCGAGGAGCGCGAGGCCGCGGAGCTACTGGTCGAGTTCTTCGAGAGCCACGACCGCGAGGTCCGGATCGACGAGGTCGGCAACGTCCGCGCGCCCGCCGACGATCGCGTGCTGCTGACCTCCCACATCGACACCGTTCCGGGCGACATCCCCGTTCGCACCGAGGACGGCACCCTCTGGGGGCGGGGCAGCGTCGACGCGACCGGCCCGCTATGTGCGATGGCAGTCGCGGCGGTCGAGACGGGAACGAGCTTCGTCGGCGTCGTCGGCGAGGAGACCGACTCGCGGGGCGCCTGGCACCTGATCGAAGACAGGGAGAGCCCCGACGCCCTGATCAACGGCGAGCCCAGCGGCTGGGACGGCGTTACACTGGGGTATCGGGGCATGCTCGCGGGCACCTACGTCGCGACCAGCGAGTCGGGCCATACCTCCCGCCCGGGCCCGAACGCGATCCAGCACGCCATCGGCTGGTGGAGCAGCGTCGAGGAGCGCTTCTCCCCGAACGAGGACGAGGAGTGGGAGCCCGTCTTCGAGCGCGTGACCACCAAGCCCGTCGAGATCGAGGGCGGCACCGACCCCGACGGCCTCTCGGTCTCGGCGACGCTGGACGGCCAGTTCCGCGTCCCGCCCTCGATGACGACCGAGGAGGTCCGTGAGATCGCCGAGGGGCAGCTCCGGACCGACACCGACGCCGCCGGCAGCGTCAACTGGGGCAAGCCGATCCCGCCGGTGATGGAGAGCCCGCGGACGGAACTGGCGCGGGCCTTCCGGGTCGCGATCCGCGGCGAGGGCGGCGATCCGCGCCTGCTGCGCAAAACGGGAACGAGCGACATGAACATCTACGCCTCCGCGTGGGACTGCCCGATGGTGACCTACGGGCCCGGCGACTCGGACCTGGACCACGCACCCGACGAGCGGCTCGACCTCGACGAGTACGACCGTTCCATTACCGTGCTCGAGGAGGTGGCCAACCGCCTATGA
- a CDS encoding ATP-dependent DNA helicase, which produces MSTTDPAQFFPYETPYENQREAMERIENGLARGQDVLFEGACGTGKTLSALVPALSHARETDKTVVITTNVHQQMRQFVEEARAITREESIRAVVFKGKASMCHIDVGFEECQVLRDTTRDLAESEVDRAQLERKQDELLEESQAGDQGAAEARGAVMDELESVQEEVSELEEEPTCEHYYNNLMGDTDAFYQWLFSDVRTPDEVYEYAEREGFCGYELLKEGMEGVDLVVCNYHHLLDPMIREQFFRWLDRDPEDVICVFDEAHNIEDAARDHATRTLTENTLDSALDECEDSDDPRSEDAFAVLAAFRRALVAGYEDSFGFGEREAVGENWEDVVIANESGRDDLTLAFLEEYTGQGIDRDLESALEFGEELDEQYEEAYRNGQAQTRAECQTLQAAAFVEGWLDDGAALGQYPVLGVRRDEGSDEVYGRAELYTCIPREVAESLFSSVHASVLMSATLRPFDVLGDVLGLEEPIEMAYGLEFPEQNRRTFAVETPALFASERDDPDTQATITRVIEDAIRMTPGNTLVFFPSYYEAERYYGRVETGGEPYLDRPGVRAEELRREFVESENGALFTSLWGTLTEGVSFDADDAHTVLVVGVPYPHLDERMDAVQEAYQSIYGDENGDAGWEYAVEIPTIRKTRQALGRVLRSPEEFGVRALVDERYTQTAEREMGKYSVRSAFPPEERSELIDIAPGKLQFSMLNFYGDHGAYDDAPEPRLDGK; this is translated from the coding sequence GTGTCGACGACCGATCCCGCGCAGTTCTTCCCCTACGAGACACCCTACGAGAACCAGCGCGAGGCGATGGAGCGCATCGAGAACGGCCTCGCGCGCGGCCAGGACGTGCTCTTCGAGGGGGCCTGCGGGACCGGAAAGACGCTCTCGGCGCTCGTGCCCGCGCTCTCGCACGCCCGCGAAACCGACAAAACCGTCGTGATCACGACGAACGTCCACCAGCAGATGCGCCAGTTCGTCGAGGAGGCCCGCGCGATCACGCGCGAGGAGTCGATCCGCGCGGTCGTGTTCAAGGGGAAGGCCTCGATGTGTCACATCGACGTGGGCTTCGAGGAATGTCAGGTGCTCCGCGATACGACCCGCGATCTCGCCGAGTCCGAGGTCGATAGGGCCCAGCTCGAACGCAAACAGGACGAGCTCCTCGAGGAGAGCCAGGCGGGCGATCAGGGGGCCGCGGAGGCCCGCGGCGCGGTGATGGACGAGCTCGAATCCGTCCAGGAGGAGGTCTCGGAGCTCGAGGAGGAGCCGACCTGCGAGCACTACTACAACAACCTCATGGGGGACACCGACGCGTTCTATCAGTGGCTTTTCTCGGACGTGCGCACCCCCGACGAGGTCTACGAATACGCCGAACGCGAGGGGTTCTGTGGCTACGAGCTCCTGAAGGAGGGGATGGAGGGGGTCGACCTGGTGGTCTGTAACTACCACCACCTGCTCGACCCGATGATCCGCGAGCAGTTCTTCCGCTGGCTGGATCGCGACCCCGAGGACGTGATCTGCGTCTTCGACGAGGCCCACAACATCGAGGACGCGGCGCGGGACCACGCGACCCGCACGCTGACGGAGAACACCCTCGACAGCGCGCTCGACGAGTGCGAGGACAGCGACGACCCCCGGAGCGAGGACGCCTTCGCGGTGCTCGCGGCGTTTCGCCGGGCGCTCGTCGCGGGCTACGAGGACTCCTTCGGCTTCGGCGAGCGCGAGGCGGTCGGCGAGAACTGGGAGGACGTCGTCATCGCCAACGAGTCGGGGCGTGACGATCTCACCCTCGCCTTTCTGGAGGAGTACACCGGTCAGGGGATCGACCGCGACCTCGAGAGCGCGCTGGAGTTCGGCGAGGAACTCGACGAGCAGTACGAGGAGGCCTACCGGAACGGACAGGCACAGACGCGCGCGGAGTGTCAGACCCTGCAGGCCGCCGCCTTCGTCGAGGGCTGGCTCGACGACGGGGCCGCGCTCGGCCAGTACCCCGTCCTCGGGGTGCGCCGCGACGAGGGAAGCGACGAGGTCTACGGGCGGGCGGAGCTCTACACCTGCATCCCCCGCGAGGTCGCGGAAAGCCTCTTCTCTTCCGTCCACGCGAGCGTGCTGATGAGCGCGACGCTCCGCCCGTTCGACGTGCTCGGGGACGTGTTGGGTCTCGAGGAGCCCATCGAGATGGCCTACGGGCTCGAGTTCCCCGAACAGAACCGGCGGACGTTCGCGGTCGAGACGCCCGCGCTGTTCGCGAGCGAGCGCGACGACCCCGACACGCAGGCGACGATCACCCGGGTGATCGAGGACGCGATCCGGATGACGCCCGGCAACACGCTCGTCTTCTTCCCGAGCTACTACGAGGCAGAACGCTACTACGGGCGCGTCGAGACCGGCGGGGAACCCTACCTCGACCGGCCTGGGGTACGCGCCGAGGAGCTCCGCCGGGAGTTCGTCGAGAGCGAGAACGGCGCGCTGTTCACCTCGCTGTGGGGCACCCTCACCGAGGGGGTGAGCTTCGACGCCGACGACGCCCACACCGTGCTCGTGGTCGGCGTCCCCTACCCGCATCTCGACGAGCGCATGGACGCGGTCCAGGAGGCCTACCAGTCGATCTACGGCGACGAGAACGGCGACGCGGGCTGGGAGTACGCCGTCGAGATCCCCACGATCAGGAAAACCAGGCAGGCGCTCGGACGAGTGCTTCGCTCGCCCGAGGAGTTCGGGGTGCGCGCGCTCGTCGACGAACGGTACACGCAGACCGCCGAACGCGAGATGGGGAAGTACAGCGTCCGGAGCGCGTTCCCGCCCGAGGAACGCTCCGAGCTGATCGACATCGCCCCCGGGAAGCTGCAGTTCTCGATGCTGAACTTCTACGGCGACCACGGCGCCTACGACGACGCGCCCGAACCACGCCTAGACGGGAAGTGA
- the lysX gene encoding lysine biosynthesis protein LysX has translation MNVGILYSRIRRDEKLLLNELRERDHEITKIDVRKHQFNVHDPPAVFDDVDVVLDRCLSTSRSLYVTRFCEAYGIPVVNGPETAETCADKVKNSLALASAGVPTPNTDVAFTTEAALESIENFGYPCVLKPVMGSWGRLMAKLESRSAAEAILEHKETLGHYEHKVFYIQEFVAKPDRDIRVVAVDGEPIAAMARASEHWLTNAAKGAETQVFEPDEEALELVERASDAVGGGLLGIDLMETEEGYTVHEVNHTVEFKALNEVVDVDVPAAVADWLETQAAAEVTA, from the coding sequence ATGAACGTAGGCATCCTTTACTCCCGGATCCGTAGAGACGAGAAGCTCCTGCTGAACGAGCTTCGCGAGCGCGACCACGAGATCACGAAGATCGACGTGCGAAAACACCAGTTCAACGTCCACGACCCGCCGGCGGTCTTCGACGACGTGGACGTCGTGCTGGACCGGTGTCTCTCGACGAGCCGGAGCCTCTACGTCACGCGGTTCTGTGAGGCCTACGGGATCCCGGTCGTGAACGGCCCCGAGACCGCCGAGACCTGCGCGGACAAGGTGAAAAACAGCCTCGCGCTCGCGAGCGCGGGCGTGCCGACGCCGAACACCGACGTCGCCTTCACCACCGAGGCCGCCCTCGAGAGCATCGAGAACTTCGGCTACCCCTGCGTACTCAAGCCCGTCATGGGCTCGTGGGGCCGGCTGATGGCGAAGCTCGAATCGCGCTCGGCCGCGGAGGCCATCCTCGAGCACAAGGAGACGCTCGGCCACTACGAGCACAAGGTGTTCTACATCCAGGAGTTCGTCGCCAAGCCCGACCGCGACATCCGGGTCGTGGCCGTCGACGGCGAGCCCATCGCCGCGATGGCCCGCGCCTCCGAGCACTGGCTGACCAACGCCGCGAAGGGCGCGGAAACGCAGGTCTTCGAGCCCGACGAGGAGGCGTTGGAGCTGGTCGAACGCGCGAGCGACGCCGTCGGCGGCGGGCTGCTCGGGATCGACCTGATGGAGACCGAGGAGGGCTACACCGTCCACGAGGTCAACCATACCGTCGAGTTCAAGGCGCTCAACGAGGTCGTCGACGTCGACGTTCCCGCGGCCGTCGCCGACTGGCTCGAGACGCAGGCGGCCGCCGAGGTGACCGCCTGA
- the argF gene encoding ornithine carbamoyltransferase → MTRHFIDVDDLNREELGTVLDRAAEYKRQRREGIPHPDLERRTLGMVFEKPSSRTRISFETGMTQLGGHAIFLGPEDIGLGDREPLSDTARVLSGYVDAAMVRLFDHGDLETLAANATVPVVNGLTDDAHPCQTLADLLTIREAFGGFEGLSVTWVGDANNVARSFALGCALCGIDLTVATPEGYALDDAHIERAGELGPTPETTHDPAEAVAGADVVYTDVWISMGQEEERDERLAAFEDFQVNEGLLEHSPEARVMHCLPAHRGEEITDAVLESDRSMVFEQAENRMHAQKGLLSFLLE, encoded by the coding sequence ATGACACGACACTTCATCGACGTCGACGACCTGAACCGCGAGGAGTTGGGGACGGTGCTCGACCGGGCCGCCGAGTACAAGCGACAGCGTCGGGAGGGGATTCCCCATCCGGACCTCGAACGGCGGACGCTGGGGATGGTCTTCGAGAAGCCCTCGTCCCGGACGCGGATCTCCTTCGAGACCGGAATGACCCAGCTCGGCGGGCACGCGATCTTCCTCGGGCCGGAGGACATCGGGCTGGGCGATCGCGAGCCGCTTTCGGACACCGCGCGGGTCCTCTCGGGCTACGTCGACGCCGCGATGGTCCGGCTGTTCGACCACGGCGACCTGGAGACGCTGGCCGCGAACGCCACCGTCCCGGTGGTGAACGGGCTGACCGACGACGCACATCCCTGCCAGACGCTCGCGGACCTGCTGACGATCCGCGAGGCGTTCGGCGGGTTCGAGGGGCTGTCGGTGACGTGGGTCGGCGACGCCAACAACGTCGCCCGGTCGTTCGCGCTCGGCTGTGCGCTCTGTGGGATCGACCTCACGGTGGCGACGCCCGAAGGGTACGCGCTCGACGACGCTCATATCGAGCGCGCCGGCGAGCTCGGACCGACGCCCGAGACGACCCACGACCCCGCCGAGGCGGTCGCGGGCGCCGACGTCGTCTACACGGACGTCTGGATCAGCATGGGTCAGGAGGAAGAACGCGACGAGCGCCTCGCGGCGTTCGAGGACTTCCAGGTGAACGAGGGGCTGCTCGAACACAGCCCCGAGGCCCGCGTGATGCACTGCCTGCCGGCCCACCGCGGCGAGGAGATCACCGACGCGGTCCTCGAAAGCGATCGCTCGATGGTCTTCGAGCAGGCCGAGAACCGGATGCACGCCCAGAAGGG
- a CDS encoding argininosuccinate synthase produces MERVALAFSGGLDTTVCVPLLEEEYGYDEVIGVTVDVGQPEEEFEEAEETAEALGLDNYVVDAKEEFAETCFDAVKANATYQGYPLGTALARPVIAKAIMEVAEEQGCSALAHGCTGKGNDQLRFEAVWRGSDMEVIAPVRELGLTREWEIEYADEKDLPVEAGNEGVWSIDTNIWSRAVEGGELENPDYEPPEEIYDWTAEPEGETTIEIGFEEGVPVSVDGEAMNPVELIRHLNEYAGSYGVGRTDVMEDRMLGLKVRENYEHPAATVLLTAHQALEDLVLTKGERSFKKGIEHEWAEKAYQGLVFAPLVDALDAFVDETQDVVTGSATVKVSGGNCRVVARDSEFAVYSEEMASFNTETVAGIEQEDATGVAKYHGLQERLANSVKADLTEKTPAVTDGGSADEGDE; encoded by the coding sequence ATGGAACGCGTTGCACTCGCATTCTCAGGGGGACTGGACACGACCGTCTGCGTACCGCTGCTCGAGGAGGAGTACGGCTACGACGAAGTGATCGGCGTCACCGTCGACGTCGGCCAGCCCGAGGAGGAGTTCGAGGAGGCAGAGGAGACCGCCGAGGCGCTGGGCCTCGACAACTACGTCGTCGACGCCAAGGAGGAGTTCGCCGAGACCTGCTTCGACGCGGTGAAGGCGAACGCGACCTACCAGGGCTACCCGCTCGGTACGGCGCTCGCGCGTCCGGTGATCGCGAAGGCGATCATGGAGGTCGCCGAGGAGCAGGGCTGCTCGGCGCTGGCCCACGGCTGTACGGGCAAGGGCAACGACCAACTGCGCTTCGAGGCCGTCTGGCGCGGCTCGGACATGGAGGTCATCGCGCCCGTCCGCGAGCTCGGGCTCACCCGCGAGTGGGAGATCGAGTACGCCGACGAGAAGGACCTGCCAGTCGAGGCGGGCAACGAGGGCGTCTGGTCGATCGACACCAACATCTGGTCGCGCGCGGTCGAGGGCGGCGAGCTCGAGAACCCCGATTACGAGCCGCCCGAGGAGATCTACGACTGGACCGCCGAGCCCGAGGGCGAGACGACCATCGAGATCGGCTTCGAGGAGGGCGTCCCCGTCTCCGTCGACGGCGAGGCGATGAACCCCGTCGAACTCATCCGCCACCTCAACGAGTACGCCGGCTCCTATGGCGTCGGTCGCACGGACGTGATGGAGGACCGCATGCTCGGGCTCAAAGTGAGGGAAAACTACGAGCATCCCGCGGCGACGGTGCTGCTGACCGCCCACCAGGCCCTGGAGGACCTCGTGCTGACGAAGGGCGAGCGCTCGTTCAAGAAGGGGATCGAACACGAGTGGGCCGAGAAAGCCTACCAGGGGCTCGTCTTCGCGCCGCTGGTCGACGCGCTCGACGCCTTCGTCGACGAGACCCAGGACGTCGTGACCGGCAGCGCGACGGTGAAGGTCTCGGGCGGGAACTGCCGCGTCGTCGCGCGCGACTCGGAGTTCGCGGTCTACTCCGAGGAGATGGCGTCGTTCAACACCGAGACCGTCGCCGGGATCGAACAGGAGGACGCCACCGGCGTCGCGAAGTACCACGGCCTCCAGGAGCGCCTCGCGAACTCCGTCAAGGCCGACCTGACCGAGAAAACCCCTGCCGTCACGGACGGCGGGAGCGCGGACGAGGGGGACGAGTAG
- the argH gene encoding argininosuccinate lyase, whose product MSEGSGDGDVVRRERFGGGPARGFLSSMSADERIFEADLAVDRAHVVMLAEQGVVENDEAGEILAALDDVEAAGHDALPDGEDVHAAIETAVIDSVGSVGGKMHTARSRNDEVATCIRYRLREDLLEVLEATLVFREALVEAADGHAETLMPGYTHLQPAQPTTVAHWLLSYEQAVARDTERLLDAYSRVNRCPLGAAAFAGTPFDIDRERTAELLGFESVVENSMDASSTRDFLLETVGALAALATTLSGAAEDLILFSNKGYVELSDDYASTSSIMPQKKNPDTMELVRATAGDASSGVNGLLTTLKGLPRAYNRDLQRATPYAWETVDAVREATDVAAGAVATADWDEGALEAAAGEGFSTATGVADALAMAGLPFRTAHELVALASEHAERSSAERSSGEQGDSRDGSDYAALDAASEEVLGDPLAKHVPREAVESALDPEASVASRDSRGGPAPEAVGEALSMARESIDVDGATVDGLAAALETAAADLDEEVSRYD is encoded by the coding sequence ATGAGCGAGGGATCCGGGGACGGGGACGTGGTGCGCCGCGAGCGCTTCGGCGGCGGCCCCGCTCGCGGGTTCCTCTCCTCGATGAGCGCGGACGAACGGATCTTCGAGGCGGACCTCGCGGTCGATCGCGCACACGTCGTGATGCTCGCCGAACAAGGCGTCGTCGAGAACGACGAGGCCGGCGAGATCCTCGCGGCGCTCGACGACGTCGAGGCGGCGGGCCACGACGCCTTACCCGACGGCGAGGACGTCCACGCCGCGATCGAGACGGCGGTGATCGATTCTGTAGGATCCGTCGGCGGGAAGATGCACACCGCCCGCTCGCGCAACGACGAGGTCGCGACCTGCATCCGGTATCGGCTTCGCGAGGACCTCCTCGAAGTCCTCGAAGCGACCCTCGTCTTTCGCGAGGCGCTCGTCGAGGCCGCCGACGGACACGCTGAAACGTTGATGCCCGGCTACACCCACCTCCAGCCGGCCCAGCCGACGACGGTGGCTCACTGGCTGCTGTCCTACGAGCAGGCGGTGGCCCGGGACACCGAGCGCCTGCTCGACGCCTATAGTCGGGTGAACCGCTGTCCGCTGGGGGCGGCGGCCTTCGCGGGCACCCCGTTCGACATCGATCGCGAGCGGACCGCGGAGCTGCTGGGCTTCGAGTCGGTCGTGGAGAACTCGATGGACGCCTCCTCGACGCGGGACTTCCTGCTCGAGACGGTGGGCGCGCTCGCGGCGCTGGCGACGACGCTCTCCGGGGCCGCCGAGGACCTGATCCTCTTCTCGAACAAGGGGTACGTCGAGCTCTCGGACGACTACGCCTCGACCTCCTCGATCATGCCCCAGAAGAAGAACCCCGATACCATGGAGCTGGTTCGGGCGACGGCGGGCGACGCTTCGTCGGGGGTGAACGGCCTGTTGACGACGCTCAAGGGACTTCCCAGGGCGTACAACCGCGATCTCCAGCGCGCGACGCCCTACGCCTGGGAAACCGTCGACGCCGTGCGCGAGGCGACCGACGTCGCCGCGGGCGCGGTCGCGACGGCCGACTGGGACGAAGGGGCACTGGAAGCGGCCGCGGGCGAGGGCTTCTCGACCGCGACCGGGGTCGCCGACGCGCTCGCCATGGCCGGGCTGCCGTTCCGGACGGCCCACGAACTCGTCGCGCTCGCCTCGGAGCACGCGGAACGGAGTTCCGCGGAACGATCGAGCGGGGAGCAAGGCGACTCGCGAGACGGCAGCGACTACGCGGCGCTCGACGCCGCCAGCGAGGAGGTCCTCGGCGACCCCCTCGCGAAGCACGTCCCCCGCGAGGCGGTCGAGTCGGCGCTCGACCCCGAGGCGAGCGTCGCGAGCCGGGACTCGCGGGGCGGGCCCGCGCCCGAGGCGGTCGGGGAGGCGCTTTCGATGGCCCGGGAATCGATCGACGTCGACGGGGCGACGGTCGACGGGCTCGCGGCTGCGCTCGAGACGGCCGCCGCCGACCTGGACGAGGAGGTGAGTCGGTATGATTGA
- a CDS encoding 2'-5' RNA ligase family protein, protein MPISLNVPVPGQVKRLAGELEPDLYTFERVRRTHTLGVKRLGERTPTEYARLVPQVREAIAGTPPFEARVAGIDAFEEPARGDSPVVYLAVESPVLRELNGRLSETFEPIEGIDGEDYVPHVTLARGGTPEERERLADRGIEPVTWTVNELVLWDATHEEVATRLSLPV, encoded by the coding sequence GTGCCGATCAGCCTGAACGTCCCCGTCCCGGGGCAAGTAAAGCGCCTCGCGGGCGAGCTCGAACCGGACCTCTACACGTTCGAGCGCGTCCGCAGGACCCACACACTGGGGGTCAAGCGCCTCGGCGAGCGCACCCCGACGGAGTATGCACGGCTCGTCCCGCAGGTCCGCGAGGCGATCGCCGGCACCCCGCCGTTCGAGGCCCGCGTCGCGGGGATCGACGCCTTCGAGGAGCCGGCCCGGGGCGATTCACCGGTCGTCTACCTCGCCGTCGAGAGCCCCGTGCTCCGCGAGCTCAACGGGCGGCTCTCGGAGACTTTCGAGCCGATCGAGGGGATCGACGGCGAGGACTACGTCCCACATGTCACGCTCGCACGCGGAGGAACCCCGGAGGAGCGCGAGCGGCTGGCCGACCGCGGGATCGAACCGGTCACCTGGACGGTAAACGAGCTCGTGCTGTGGGATGCGACCCACGAGGAGGTCGCCACCCGCCTCTCACTTCCCGTCTAG